TCGTTTCTGTTGTGAAAAACGGCTCAAAAACTTGCTGATATTGCTCTTGGGAAAGACCAACACCAAAATCAATGACCTCTAAATAAGGCGTTCCCAGCGCTTCATGCATATAAGCATGCAATCTAATTTTCATCTCGCCAGTATTTTTTTTGCTATAGCGCAGTCCATTGGAGCAGAGATTGGCCAATATTTGTTCCAGCTGACTGAGGTCAAAGTAAATTGGCAGAGGATGATTAGGAAGCTCCAAAATAATGTCCACAGCTTGATCATAAGTTTGGACATGCTGTTTAGAAAAATATTTCACCCACTCACATAGATCACATTTTTCAGGGTTGGATGCCTCACGCCGTGAGAGGCGAAGAACATTTTCAATGATGCCATTAACGCGCAGAGAGTGATTTTGGATAATGGTAGAAAGCCTTTTATCCGCATCTGATAAATTTTCTGATTCCGCCAATAACTGCGCAGCATGACTAATTGCCCCCAAGGGATTGCGCACTTCATGCGCAATACTGGCCGTTAAATGTCCCAATGACGCCAATTTCATTTGCTGTGCTTGCTGGGAGACTTTTCTCGTATCTTCCGCAAACACAAGCACTAAGTCATTATCACCATTATCCATGCGTGCAAAATTCAATTGAATTTCAAGTCCACCATCTTCCATGGTTAATACAGGTGGGCGCTTTAATGGATTTTCCACCCATTGCTCTAACAACACTTGTGCGGAAGGATTTCTACTGAAATGCATTCGATCACGGAGATCAAATCGTAAAGGGAAGTTTAATAAGCGCGCGGCAGATTCGTTGTATAAAAGAATAGATCCATCTTTATCTATGGCAACAATTCCTGTATTCATACGCTGAACAATCATCTCGTTCAGCTGTTGCAAAATTGCCGCCTGCTCCGCCTGCTCTATAGCTGACTGCTGTGAAGCCTGTATGCGACGTGCTAAATATTGGAAAAGAATAGAAGTAACAAACAACAATCCACCCAATAAAGCCACAGCAACGGGATTGATTTTAATTTGCCCCCAATACCCAGAAGCAAGGCTTTCTATAAAGATAGCAATACACGCCAGCGCGGCAAGTAAAGTAGCAATCTGCCCTTGTAAAAAAATACTACTGGCAGCGACCGTAATAAAAATAAGCGAACCAAGACCGGTAGAAATCCCACCACTGCAATACATGATGATGGTTAGAAATATCACATCCACAAGACAGATAGAAAAAATCTGTCCTGACACCGGCTCTCTGCGTATTAACAAAACAGCGCCCAACATCAACGCACTGAT
This genomic window from Pseudomonadales bacterium contains:
- a CDS encoding ATP-binding protein, whose translation is MVDVTSNVLGRTHPELYGYAISIYSLISALMLGAVLLIRREPVSGQIFSICLVDVIFLTIIMYCSGGISTGLGSLIFITVAASSIFLQGQIATLLAALACIAIFIESLASGYWGQIKINPVAVALLGGLLFVTSILFQYLARRIQASQQSAIEQAEQAAILQQLNEMIVQRMNTGIVAIDKDGSILLYNESAARLLNFPLRFDLRDRMHFSRNPSAQVLLEQWVENPLKRPPVLTMEDGGLEIQLNFARMDNGDNDLVLVFAEDTRKVSQQAQQMKLASLGHLTASIAHEVRNPLGAISHAAQLLAESENLSDADKRLSTIIQNHSLRVNGIIENVLRLSRREASNPEKCDLCEWVKYFSKQHVQTYDQAVDIILELPNHPLPIYFDLSQLEQILANLCSNGLRYSKKNTGEMKIRLHAYMHEALGTPYLEVIDFGVGLSQEQYQQVFEPFFTTETKGTGLGLYIARELCLANQASLEYRRTNEGLSCFQIGFSHSNRVIA